A stretch of Rhododendron vialii isolate Sample 1 chromosome 4a, ASM3025357v1 DNA encodes these proteins:
- the LOC131323883 gene encoding uncharacterized protein LOC131323883, whose protein sequence is MDTFPDEQLLAVLSTPWFADIVNYLATGLLPPHWSPYKRRRFLHEVRMFSYDDPYLFNLHKDASHFCVACERCQKLESVTRKDEMPLTNILVVEIFDNWGIDFMGPFPVSFGNLYILLAVDYVSKWVEAIATRTNDAKVVVEFHKDNILSRFRMPRAIIGDQGTHFCNRIFEALMKKYGITHKVSTAYHPQTNGQAELANREIKHILEKTVNLNRKYWSLRLTDALWAYRTAYKTILGALPAHRRLQLNELEQIRRDAYDNAAIYKAKVKAYHDKRIHRKDFDVGQKVLLYNSKLHLFSGKLRSRWVGSYVIEHVYPHGAVDVLNPINGKSFKVGEPDEELIDPVYTVDPLI, encoded by the exons ATGGACACGTTCCCGGATGAACAGTTGCTGGCCGTTTTGAGTACCCCATGGTTTGCTGACATTgtgaattatttggctacgGGTCTCTTACCACCACATTGGTCTCCTTACAAACGTCGTCGTTTCCTTCATGAAGTACGGATGTTCTCATACGACGACCcttatcttttcaa TTTGCACAAGGATGCTTCTCACTTTTGCGTCGCTTGTGAACGTTGTCAAAAGCTTGAAAGTGTGACTCGGAAGGACGAAATGCCACTAACAAACATTCTAGTAGTCGAGATTTTTGATAATTGGGGCATTGACTTCATGGGACCATTTCCTGTTTCTTTCGGGAATTTGTACATCTTGTTGGCGGTTGATTATGTATCGAAATGGGTTGAAGCAATTGCAACGcgtaccaatgatgccaaggtggtggtggagttccATAAGGATAATATTTTGTCACGCTTCAGAATGCCAAGAGCTATCATTGGCGATCAAGGCACCCACTTTTGCAATCGCATCTTTGAAGCCTTGATGAAGAAGTATGGTATCACTCATAAGGTCTCCACCgcttatcatcctcaaacgAATGGGCAAGCAGAACTGGCAAATAGGGAAATCAAGCATATCTTGGAAAAGACGGTGAATCTGAACCGTAAATATTGGAGTCTTCGTTTGACCGATGCACTATGGGCTTATCGCACAGCATACAAGACCATCTTGGGAGCTTTGCC GGCACACAGAAGGCTACAACTCAATGAGCTTGAACAGATTCGGagagatgcttatgacaacGCCGCCATAtacaaagcaaaagtcaaggctTACCACGACAAACGAATTCACCGGAAAGACTTTGACGTTGGTCAAAAGGTACTCTTATACAATtctaagcttcatttgtttTCTGGTAAATTACGTTCTCGTTGGGTTGGCTCGTATGTCATTGAACATGTTTATCCTCATGGTGCTGTTGATGTTTTGAATCCaattaatggtaaatcttttaaa gTTGGAGAACCAGATGAGGAGTTGATCGATCCAGTTTACACGGTCGATCCGTTGATCTAG
- the LOC131323884 gene encoding uncharacterized protein LOC131323884, translated as MRAKELSKTPLKSRKRLWSISFDEREIVVALKECSNLKAPGPDGFNFSFVKKGWDFMKSTILYFFREFHANGKLTKALANKIKIHLPSIIGESQAAFIGGKQILDRVLIANEVIHCWKSSNQRGLVLKIDFERAYDYVNWGFLLDLLAKMGFGDKWCRWVKECCSTVVVPLLLRSIRYKE; from the exons ATGCGGGCGAAAGAATTGTCGAAGACCCCATTGAAATCAAGGAAGCGGCTGTGGAGCATTTCA TTTGATGAAAGGGAGATTGTGGTAGCGTTGAAGGAATGCAGCAATCTTAAGGCACCGGGTCCGGATGGTTTCAATTTTTCCTTCGTTAAAAAGGGCTGGGATTTCATGAAAAGCACGATCCTTTATTTTTTCAGAGAATTTCATGCCAATGGAAAGCTTACTAAAG CTTTGGCGAATAAGATCAAAATCCACTTACCTTCAATTATTGGTGAGTCTCAAGCGGCCTTTATTGGAGGTAAACAAATACTGGATAGGGTTTTAATAGCCAATGAGGTCATTCATTGTTGGAAAAGTAGTAATCAAAGAGGTTTAGTTCTTAAAATTGACTTTGAAAGAGCTTATGATTATGTTAATTGGGGTTTCTTGCTGGATCTACTTGCCAAAATGGGATTTGGGGACAAATGGTGTAGATGGGTTAAGGAGTGTTGTTCCACTGTTGTTGTTCCACTGTTGCTTCGTTCAAtccgatataaggaataa